The Planococcus donghaensis genome contains a region encoding:
- the rsgA gene encoding ribosome small subunit-dependent GTPase A, translating to MPKGQIRKALSGFYYVLDEDGERYTQCRGRGVFRNRQITPLVGDYVDYKADNELEGTILHVYDRKNELVRPPIANVDQAILVFSAKQPDFHPLLLDRFLTAIESHSIQPVICLTKMDLLKEEEKEKIQHYIADYEKIGYEVIPTFIDDPALKDRLMPVLEGKISVLAGQSGVGKSTMLNTILPSLKLKTDDISKALNRGKHTTRHVELIAVNNGLLADTPGFSSFDFETMEREELSACFPEFAARSNACKFRECLHMNEPKCAIKAAVETKEIPDYRYKHYLKFLEEIMSRKPRYSND from the coding sequence ATGCCGAAAGGTCAAATCAGAAAAGCATTAAGCGGATTTTATTATGTGTTAGATGAAGATGGTGAGCGATATACGCAATGTCGTGGTCGTGGTGTTTTTCGTAATCGTCAAATCACCCCGTTAGTTGGAGATTACGTAGACTATAAAGCGGATAATGAATTAGAAGGTACTATATTGCATGTGTACGATCGAAAAAACGAATTGGTACGTCCGCCGATTGCGAATGTAGATCAAGCAATTTTGGTGTTTTCAGCGAAACAACCAGATTTTCATCCGTTACTACTAGACCGTTTTTTAACAGCGATTGAATCGCATTCAATTCAACCAGTCATTTGTTTGACGAAAATGGATTTGTTGAAAGAAGAAGAAAAAGAAAAAATTCAACACTATATCGCGGATTACGAAAAAATTGGTTATGAAGTCATTCCAACATTTATCGACGATCCAGCGTTAAAAGATCGTTTAATGCCAGTTCTTGAAGGGAAAATCAGCGTGCTTGCTGGCCAATCGGGAGTAGGGAAATCAACGATGCTCAATACCATCTTGCCGTCGTTAAAATTAAAAACAGATGATATTTCGAAAGCTTTAAACCGAGGCAAACATACCACGCGCCATGTGGAATTAATTGCTGTTAATAATGGCTTACTAGCCGATACGCCTGGATTTAGTTCGTTCGATTTTGAAACAATGGAACGAGAAGAGTTATCTGCTTGTTTCCCAGAATTTGCAGCACGTTCGAATGCATGTAAATTCCGAGAATGTTTGCATATGAATGAACCAAAATGTGCCATCAAAGCAGCAGTAGAAACAAAAGAAATTCCAGATTATCGTTATAAACATTACTTGAAGTTTTTAGAAGAAATTATGAGCCGAAAGCCGAGGTATTCAAATGATTAA
- a CDS encoding DAK2 domain-containing protein: MKSLNGVKFAEMVQMGSHHLFQNADYVDALNVFPVPDGDTGTNMNLSMTSGAKETTAQADAHIGKTAGALSKGLLMGARGNSGVILSQLFRGFGKYIASESELTALKFAEALQHGVETAYKAVMKPVEGTILTVAKDAAAKGMEIAKTEQDIIAFFEAVVTEAQASLERTPDLLPVLKEVGVVDSGGQGLVYVYEGFLASLKGEELPEKHAHHSMTDLVSAEHHKNIAGFMDTADIEFGYCTEFMVKFEEGKKEFNEAMFRSDLSGYGDSLLVIADDEVAKIHIHSEEPGKVLTYGQDYGSLISMKIENMRQQHIDIVGEDFQKNAPKKQATHPYAVVTVAMGEGIAELLRSIGASYVIEGGQTMNPSTEDIVNAVKSIGAERVLILPNNKNIIMAAEQAAELLDIEAAVVPTTDVPQGMSALLAFNPGASVEDNQATMASASKHVKSGSVTFAVRDTSIDGVEIKKDDFMGISEGKIIVSDSKLEFVTEELAKKLVGSEAEIVTILYGEDTTEADAQKLGEFIESLNSDVEVEIHNGKQPLYPFILAVE; the protein is encoded by the coding sequence ATGAAGTCATTAAATGGCGTGAAGTTCGCAGAAATGGTTCAGATGGGGTCTCACCATCTTTTTCAAAATGCGGATTATGTTGATGCATTAAATGTTTTTCCGGTACCTGATGGAGACACAGGTACCAATATGAATTTGTCGATGACATCTGGAGCAAAAGAAACAACTGCTCAAGCCGATGCTCATATTGGCAAAACAGCAGGAGCTTTGTCTAAAGGGCTATTAATGGGCGCGCGAGGCAACTCTGGCGTTATTTTGTCACAGCTTTTTAGAGGTTTTGGTAAATACATCGCCTCAGAATCAGAATTGACTGCACTTAAATTTGCAGAAGCTCTGCAACACGGTGTAGAAACAGCTTATAAAGCTGTTATGAAACCAGTTGAAGGTACGATTTTGACAGTCGCAAAAGATGCGGCTGCTAAAGGCATGGAAATAGCTAAAACCGAACAAGACATCATTGCTTTTTTTGAAGCTGTAGTAACTGAAGCACAAGCTTCTTTAGAGCGTACACCTGACTTATTGCCAGTATTAAAAGAAGTAGGCGTAGTTGATAGTGGCGGTCAAGGGCTTGTTTATGTGTATGAAGGATTTCTTGCTTCACTTAAAGGTGAAGAACTTCCAGAAAAACATGCACATCATTCAATGACTGATCTAGTAAGTGCAGAACATCATAAAAACATTGCCGGTTTCATGGATACTGCTGATATCGAATTTGGCTATTGCACTGAGTTTATGGTGAAATTCGAAGAAGGCAAAAAAGAGTTTAACGAAGCTATGTTCCGTTCCGACTTGAGTGGATACGGGGATTCGCTATTAGTTATCGCTGATGATGAAGTCGCGAAAATTCACATCCATTCAGAAGAACCAGGAAAAGTGCTTACATATGGTCAAGATTATGGAAGCTTGATCAGTATGAAAATCGAAAATATGCGTCAACAGCATATCGATATTGTAGGCGAAGATTTCCAAAAAAACGCACCTAAAAAACAAGCTACACATCCTTATGCAGTCGTGACGGTTGCCATGGGCGAAGGAATTGCTGAACTATTACGCAGTATCGGGGCTTCGTATGTGATCGAAGGCGGACAAACAATGAACCCTTCAACAGAAGATATTGTGAACGCGGTTAAGTCGATTGGTGCAGAACGTGTTCTTATTTTGCCTAACAATAAAAACATCATCATGGCTGCAGAACAAGCAGCTGAACTTTTAGATATTGAAGCGGCTGTAGTACCGACGACAGATGTACCTCAAGGAATGTCTGCATTGCTTGCTTTTAACCCAGGTGCATCCGTTGAGGATAACCAAGCAACAATGGCAAGTGCTTCTAAACATGTGAAATCTGGTTCTGTCACATTTGCAGTCCGTGATACATCAATTGATGGTGTTGAAATTAAAAAAGATGATTTCATGGGTATTTCTGAAGGGAAGATTATTGTTTCTGACAGTAAGCTTGAATTTGTTACAGAAGAACTGGCCAAAAAGTTAGTGGGTAGCGAAGCAGAAATCGTCACAATTCTTTATGGAGAAGATACGACAGAAGCTGATGCTCAAAAATTAGGCGAATTCATCGAATCGTTAAATAGCGATGTTGAAGTTGAAATTCATAACGGCAAGCAACCTTTGTATCCATTTATCCTAGCGGTAGAGTAA
- the pknB gene encoding Stk1 family PASTA domain-containing Ser/Thr kinase: MLIGKSINGRYKIKELIGGGGMSNVYLAHDMILDRDIAIKILRYDFSNEEELRRRFQREALSTTSLAHPNIVNIFDVGEDGPIHYLVMEYVPGKTLKDYIIEHSPVAPERAVEIMKQLASALAHAHHNQIVHRDIKPQNILMDDQGNVKISDFGIAMALSATSYTQTNSVLGTVHYLSPEQARGGTANKKSDIYSLGIVMYELITGKLPFSGESAVSIALKHLQTETPSLRDSVPSLPQSLENIVLKATAKNLEHRYQSADDMEEDLSTALLPERLNEPKFIVPVDQDETRAMPAIKDPAAYTSVEESKTMPLPIKETATEPQAPVKKKRKKWPWIIGLLSFLLIAGLIQAIAFPGLFEPRQVAVPDVSGMEHKEAVEELQANGFIVGEETKEFSEEIADNHIIRTIPEAGKMRDRESAIQLFVSQGKEKVEMNDFVGMMLEDATNELEAKNFGPATSTEEFSEEPAGTILNQRPAAGAEVVISETEVEFIVSKGRDLRTVEDLAGFTEENLNDYARSSGFNIRIVSEQASSDIEAGKVMSQTPAAGEELVAGGTIEVTLSSGVAAQPMKTYVHTVTIPYEPAEPAEEGEEPVEQTIQVYIQDNTNTMVEPVEEFKITENKSHQIELQIAEGESASYRIVRDSTIILEETFEYSSVE; the protein is encoded by the coding sequence ATGTTGATCGGGAAAAGTATCAACGGCCGCTATAAGATCAAGGAATTGATCGGTGGTGGTGGAATGTCTAACGTTTATTTAGCTCATGATATGATTTTGGATCGGGATATCGCGATAAAGATATTGCGGTATGATTTTTCCAATGAAGAAGAGTTGCGTAGACGTTTCCAAAGAGAAGCCTTATCCACTACGAGTTTGGCACATCCGAATATCGTTAACATTTTTGATGTAGGTGAAGACGGTCCTATCCATTATTTGGTGATGGAATATGTACCAGGTAAGACGCTAAAGGATTACATAATTGAACACTCACCGGTCGCGCCTGAGCGAGCAGTAGAAATTATGAAGCAGTTAGCTTCGGCTTTAGCCCACGCCCATCACAATCAAATTGTTCATCGTGATATTAAACCACAAAATATTCTTATGGACGATCAAGGCAATGTGAAAATATCCGATTTCGGGATTGCAATGGCGTTAAGCGCAACATCTTATACGCAAACCAATTCTGTATTGGGAACTGTTCATTATTTATCTCCTGAGCAAGCTCGGGGAGGGACTGCCAATAAAAAATCCGATATTTACTCGCTCGGTATCGTGATGTATGAATTAATCACAGGAAAGTTGCCTTTTTCAGGTGAATCGGCAGTTTCAATTGCATTAAAGCATCTACAGACGGAAACTCCCTCTTTGCGAGATTCAGTTCCATCACTGCCACAAAGTTTGGAAAATATCGTTTTAAAAGCTACTGCAAAAAACTTAGAGCATCGTTATCAGTCGGCTGATGATATGGAAGAAGATCTTAGTACGGCATTATTACCTGAACGCCTAAATGAACCAAAGTTTATAGTGCCTGTCGACCAAGATGAAACACGTGCAATGCCAGCTATTAAAGACCCAGCGGCTTATACCAGTGTTGAAGAATCTAAAACGATGCCCTTGCCAATAAAGGAAACTGCCACAGAACCGCAAGCTCCCGTAAAAAAGAAAAGAAAAAAATGGCCATGGATTATCGGTTTGTTGTCGTTTTTATTAATAGCGGGTTTGATTCAAGCAATTGCATTTCCAGGTTTGTTTGAACCACGACAAGTTGCAGTACCAGATGTTTCAGGAATGGAACATAAAGAAGCGGTAGAAGAGTTGCAAGCTAATGGGTTTATCGTCGGAGAAGAAACGAAAGAATTTTCTGAAGAAATAGCTGACAACCATATTATCCGAACCATTCCAGAAGCAGGAAAAATGAGAGATCGCGAATCAGCGATACAACTCTTTGTGAGCCAAGGAAAAGAAAAAGTTGAAATGAATGATTTTGTCGGTATGATGCTTGAAGATGCAACAAACGAATTAGAAGCAAAAAACTTTGGGCCAGCCACATCAACAGAAGAATTTTCCGAAGAACCCGCCGGGACGATTTTAAACCAGCGCCCAGCAGCTGGAGCAGAAGTCGTCATTAGCGAAACTGAAGTTGAGTTTATTGTCAGTAAAGGAAGAGACTTGCGCACAGTAGAAGATTTAGCAGGATTTACTGAGGAGAACCTTAATGATTATGCTCGTTCTTCTGGCTTTAATATTCGCATAGTGTCAGAGCAGGCATCTAGTGATATCGAAGCTGGAAAAGTAATGTCCCAGACACCAGCGGCAGGTGAAGAGCTAGTGGCAGGAGGAACAATAGAAGTAACTTTATCCTCTGGCGTGGCCGCACAACCAATGAAAACCTACGTCCATACAGTGACTATTCCGTATGAACCAGCCGAACCGGCTGAAGAAGGCGAAGAGCCGGTTGAGCAAACTATTCAAGTTTATATACAAGATAATACCAATACCATGGTAGAGCCTGTAGAAGAATTTAAAATTACTGAAAATAAATCTCACCAAATCGAGCTGCAAATTGCAGAAGGTGAAAGTGCATCTTACCGAATTGTCCGAGATTCGACGATTATACTAGAAGAAACTTTTGAGTACTCAAGTGTGGAATAA
- the sdaAB gene encoding L-serine ammonia-lyase, iron-sulfur-dependent subunit beta, whose translation MKFKSVFDIIGPVMIGPSSSHTAGAARIGRVARDLFGRQPDWAKVHLYGSFAETYKGHSTDVAIIGGLLDYDTFDERIKTSFEEAQNAGMTFEFIPETGHVDHPNTARIVIGDKDSEMSMMGISIGGGKIEITELNGFPLRLSGNHPAILVVHEDRSGCIANVANCLYKYDINIGHMEVSRKERGHMALMVIEVDQNVDKEVMDDLRKLPNITQVTRIAD comes from the coding sequence ATGAAGTTCAAATCTGTTTTTGATATAATCGGCCCGGTTATGATTGGGCCATCTTCTTCGCATACTGCGGGAGCAGCCCGCATCGGAAGAGTAGCGAGAGATTTGTTTGGTAGACAACCGGATTGGGCGAAAGTACACCTTTACGGTTCATTTGCAGAAACTTATAAAGGTCACAGTACAGATGTGGCAATTATTGGTGGATTATTAGATTACGATACTTTTGATGAACGCATCAAAACTTCTTTTGAAGAAGCACAAAATGCAGGAATGACGTTTGAGTTTATTCCTGAAACAGGTCATGTAGATCACCCGAATACCGCACGTATCGTCATTGGTGACAAAGATTCTGAAATGTCGATGATGGGCATTTCAATTGGTGGCGGTAAAATTGAAATAACAGAACTTAACGGATTTCCTCTACGGTTGTCGGGGAACCATCCGGCGATTCTGGTCGTCCATGAAGATCGTTCAGGATGTATCGCAAATGTCGCTAATTGCCTGTACAAATACGATATCAACATCGGTCATATGGAAGTTTCCCGAAAAGAAAGAGGGCATATGGCCTTGATGGTAATTGAAGTCGATCAAAATGTGGACAAAGAAGTGATGGACGATTTGCGAAAACTTCCGAATATCACGCAAGTGACAAGAATCGCCGATTAA
- a CDS encoding thiamine diphosphokinase has protein sequence MNVILIAGGPAGELPDFSLFPSAIYIGVDSGTLALMERGFQPDAAVGDFDSVTAADYEKIRLAFPDLARSPSEKNQSDTELGLEKAMTYQPEQVILTGVTGGRLDHYMSVLHIVYHYQQKFPETRFSVVNNQNQIRFLKPGKHELEKDIRYRYVSFYPFAEEVQGLTLSGFKYPVTNEYLPFGTTRFVSNELLGRGTVEIDRGYCLLVESSDA, from the coding sequence GTGAATGTCATTTTAATCGCAGGAGGTCCGGCAGGTGAACTGCCGGATTTCTCTTTATTTCCAAGCGCTATTTATATAGGTGTTGATTCTGGAACGCTTGCGTTGATGGAAAGAGGTTTTCAACCAGATGCTGCTGTTGGAGATTTCGACTCGGTTACAGCGGCTGACTATGAAAAAATTCGATTAGCTTTTCCTGATTTGGCACGATCGCCTTCAGAAAAAAACCAATCGGATACAGAGCTGGGACTTGAAAAAGCGATGACCTACCAACCGGAGCAAGTCATACTTACTGGCGTAACTGGTGGTCGCCTAGATCATTACATGAGCGTCTTGCATATTGTTTATCATTACCAACAAAAGTTTCCCGAAACCCGCTTTAGTGTAGTAAACAACCAAAATCAAATTCGGTTTTTGAAGCCAGGCAAGCATGAGCTTGAAAAAGACATTCGTTACCGTTATGTGTCTTTTTATCCTTTTGCAGAAGAAGTTCAAGGTTTAACGTTATCAGGCTTTAAATACCCTGTAACAAATGAATACCTTCCGTTTGGGACAACCCGTTTTGTGAGCAATGAGCTTTTAGGTCGGGGAACTGTTGAGATAGACAGGGGTTATTGTTTGCTCGTTGAAAGTTCGGATGCATAG
- the rpe gene encoding ribulose-phosphate 3-epimerase: MIKIAPSILAADFAKLGEEVLEVEKAGADWIHVDVMDGHFVPNISFGAIVLNAIRPLTKLPMDVHLMIENPDLYIEEFAKAGADYITVHVEACPHLHRTIQLIRSFGVKPGVVLNPHTPIETIQHILEDIDLVLFMTVNPGFGGQKFIHSVVPKVKQLSDIIKEKELSIEIEIDGGINEETIVACAEAGATVFVAGSAIYSKKDRTQALQAIRKAGEEAIS, from the coding sequence ATGATTAAAATTGCACCGTCTATTTTAGCAGCAGATTTTGCGAAACTTGGAGAAGAAGTGTTAGAAGTAGAAAAAGCAGGAGCGGATTGGATTCATGTAGATGTCATGGACGGCCATTTCGTCCCAAATATTTCATTTGGTGCGATTGTGTTAAATGCCATTCGTCCATTAACGAAATTACCAATGGATGTTCATTTAATGATTGAAAATCCAGACCTGTATATTGAAGAATTTGCAAAAGCCGGGGCTGACTACATTACGGTACACGTAGAAGCATGCCCTCACTTGCATCGTACGATTCAATTAATCCGTTCGTTTGGTGTGAAACCGGGGGTTGTGTTAAATCCACATACGCCAATCGAGACGATTCAACATATTCTTGAAGACATTGACCTCGTATTGTTTATGACGGTCAATCCTGGATTTGGTGGACAGAAATTTATTCATTCGGTTGTGCCAAAGGTAAAACAGCTGTCTGATATCATTAAAGAAAAAGAGTTATCAATCGAAATTGAAATTGATGGCGGTATTAACGAAGAAACCATCGTAGCTTGTGCAGAAGCAGGGGCAACGGTTTTTGTGGCAGGTTCAGCTATTTACAGCAAAAAAGACCGTACGCAAGCTCTTCAAGCAATTAGGAAAGCGGGAGAAGAGGCGATTTCGTGA
- a CDS encoding Asp23/Gls24 family envelope stress response protein produces MSIELKNEYGQIDISNDVVAQIAGGAAIECYGIVGMATKHQIRDGLTDILRKENFAKGVIVRQEDENLVIDMYVIISYGTKISEVAYQVQSKVKYTITQTLGMSVKAVNIFVQGVRVTNP; encoded by the coding sequence ATGTCGATTGAATTAAAGAACGAATATGGTCAAATCGATATTTCCAATGATGTAGTTGCTCAAATAGCAGGCGGCGCAGCGATTGAATGTTACGGTATTGTAGGCATGGCGACGAAACACCAAATACGCGATGGTCTGACAGATATACTCCGCAAAGAAAATTTTGCAAAAGGAGTTATTGTGCGTCAAGAAGATGAAAATTTGGTTATTGATATGTACGTCATCATCAGCTACGGAACAAAAATTTCTGAAGTGGCTTATCAAGTCCAGTCCAAAGTGAAATATACAATCACACAAACATTGGGTATGTCCGTAAAAGCAGTAAATATTTTTGTCCAAGGAGTTCGTGTAACGAACCCGTAG
- the recG gene encoding ATP-dependent DNA helicase RecG produces the protein MGSNDSVATLKGVGKQAAETLQEMKIETLHDLIMTFPYRHEDFQLKDLADTPHNERVTVEGRVESEPSVLFLGKNKSRTQVRVLVGRHLVKAIFFNQPYVKAKLHLGEIITVTGKWDRGRQVITVSSHTIGPRTNGADFEPVYSLKGSIHQKTFRKLMRQALDLVKEDIEDCLPQSLVDTYQLAPIQDALEWVHFPPDGEKVKQARRRFVYEELLVFQLKMQALRKKNREEEGGSFIDYDLEQLKKFIDSLPFDLTAAQKRVVNEICKDMKEPFRMNRLLQGDVGSGKTVVAAIALYAAFTAGLQGALMAPTEILAEQHANTLEQWFRPFSLNIALLTGSVKGKKRQLILDQLAAGEIDLLIGTHALIQPEVRFDKLGLVITDEQHRFGVDQRRVLKDKGYNPDVLFMTATPIPRTLAISAFGEMDVSIIDEMPVGRKEIETYWMKKEMFGKIVGRMEKELAAGRQAYVICPLIEESDKLDYQNAVDLFQQLAIYFKDRFTVGLMHGRLHPDEKEQTMREFSEGQVDVLVSTTVVEVGVNVPNASFMLIYDAERFGLSQLHQLRGRVGRGSEQSYCVLLADPKTEIGKERMTTMTETNDGFVLAEKDLQLRGPGDFFGRKQSGIPEFKMADLIHDYRALEAARKDAEKLISSDEFWHADDMACLRLQIEQSGVLSGGRLD, from the coding sequence GTGGGCAGTAATGATTCTGTCGCCACATTAAAAGGAGTAGGCAAACAAGCTGCTGAAACTTTACAGGAAATGAAAATTGAAACGCTCCATGATTTAATCATGACATTTCCGTATCGCCATGAAGATTTTCAATTAAAAGATTTGGCAGATACACCTCATAATGAACGTGTAACCGTGGAGGGAAGGGTCGAAAGTGAACCTTCCGTCCTTTTTTTAGGTAAGAACAAATCGCGTACACAAGTCCGTGTATTGGTAGGGCGTCATTTAGTAAAAGCGATTTTCTTTAATCAGCCATATGTAAAAGCTAAATTGCATTTAGGTGAAATCATTACAGTAACCGGTAAATGGGATCGCGGTCGACAAGTGATTACTGTATCAAGCCATACGATAGGTCCGCGTACGAATGGAGCAGATTTTGAACCGGTTTATAGCTTGAAAGGCAGTATTCACCAAAAAACCTTTCGAAAATTGATGCGACAAGCATTAGATTTAGTGAAAGAAGATATAGAAGATTGTTTGCCGCAGTCGCTCGTGGACACGTACCAGTTAGCGCCAATTCAAGACGCATTGGAGTGGGTTCATTTTCCTCCGGATGGCGAAAAAGTAAAACAAGCGCGCAGACGCTTTGTTTACGAAGAACTATTGGTATTTCAATTGAAAATGCAAGCGTTACGTAAGAAAAACCGTGAAGAAGAAGGCGGCTCTTTTATCGATTACGACTTAGAACAACTCAAAAAGTTTATCGACTCTTTGCCGTTTGATTTGACAGCTGCTCAAAAACGAGTGGTCAATGAAATTTGCAAAGACATGAAAGAACCTTTCCGAATGAATCGACTATTGCAAGGAGATGTAGGTTCCGGAAAAACGGTCGTAGCGGCAATTGCTTTATATGCAGCTTTCACTGCTGGATTGCAAGGTGCGTTAATGGCGCCTACTGAAATATTAGCAGAACAACATGCCAACACATTAGAACAATGGTTCCGTCCGTTTTCGTTGAATATTGCGCTGTTAACAGGTTCGGTTAAAGGCAAGAAACGGCAGTTAATATTGGACCAATTAGCGGCAGGCGAAATTGACTTGTTGATAGGGACACATGCTTTGATCCAACCGGAAGTGCGATTTGATAAATTAGGACTTGTCATTACAGATGAGCAGCATCGTTTTGGCGTAGACCAACGTCGCGTATTAAAAGACAAAGGCTATAATCCAGATGTTTTGTTTATGACAGCAACGCCAATTCCGCGAACATTAGCGATTTCTGCGTTTGGTGAAATGGATGTTTCGATTATCGATGAAATGCCCGTAGGACGAAAAGAGATTGAAACGTATTGGATGAAAAAAGAGATGTTTGGCAAAATTGTTGGGCGCATGGAAAAAGAGTTGGCAGCCGGCAGGCAGGCGTATGTTATTTGCCCGCTGATTGAAGAGTCGGATAAACTGGATTATCAAAATGCAGTCGATTTGTTTCAACAACTGGCGATTTATTTTAAAGACCGTTTTACGGTCGGTTTGATGCATGGTCGTTTGCATCCTGATGAAAAAGAACAAACGATGCGTGAGTTTTCGGAAGGTCAAGTCGATGTATTAGTATCCACAACTGTTGTGGAAGTTGGCGTGAATGTACCGAATGCATCATTTATGCTGATCTATGATGCGGAGCGTTTTGGCTTGTCTCAGCTTCACCAATTACGCGGACGTGTAGGACGCGGCAGTGAACAGTCTTATTGTGTGTTGCTGGCAGATCCGAAAACAGAAATTGGGAAAGAACGTATGACGACCATGACAGAAACGAACGATGGCTTTGTGTTAGCAGAAAAAGATTTGCAGTTGAGAGGCCCGGGTGACTTTTTCGGTCGCAAGCAAAGTGGCATACCCGAATTTAAAATGGCGGATTTAATCCATGATTATCGTGCGCTTGAAGCGGCTAGAAAAGATGCTGAAAAACTAATTAGTAGCGATGAATTTTGGCACGCAGATGACATGGCTTGTTTGCGATTGCAAATTGAACAATCAGGTGTATTGTCAGGTGGAAGACTCGATTAA
- the sdaAA gene encoding L-serine ammonia-lyase, iron-sulfur-dependent, subunit alpha, whose product MEALFRNVRELVERAEKEEKLISEIMIEQEMLMTDRSREDIMIQMDRNLTVMEEAVEKGLKGVHSVSGLTGGDAVLLQKYRETGNALSGDLLLDAVSKAVATNEVNAAMGTICATPTAGSAGVVPGTLFAVQNKLNPTREQMIRYLFTAGAFGFVVANNASISGAAGGCQAEVGSAAGMASAAIIEMAGGTPQQSSEAFAITMKNMLGLVCDPVAGLVEVPCVKRNAMGAANAVVAADMALAGVTSRIPCDEVIGAMFEIGQSMPSALRETAKGGLAATPTGRWLESKIFGGAVVGSGQ is encoded by the coding sequence ATGGAAGCTTTATTCCGTAATGTAAGAGAATTGGTTGAACGAGCTGAAAAAGAAGAAAAACTGATTTCAGAAATCATGATTGAGCAGGAAATGCTTATGACCGATCGTTCACGTGAAGATATAATGATTCAAATGGACCGTAATTTAACGGTCATGGAAGAAGCAGTAGAAAAAGGATTAAAAGGTGTTCATTCTGTATCTGGATTAACAGGTGGAGATGCTGTGCTATTGCAAAAATACCGTGAAACCGGGAATGCGCTTTCAGGAGATTTATTGCTTGATGCAGTAAGCAAAGCTGTTGCAACAAATGAAGTTAACGCAGCAATGGGTACCATTTGTGCAACGCCAACAGCTGGTTCAGCGGGTGTTGTACCTGGCACATTATTTGCTGTGCAAAACAAGTTAAATCCAACACGCGAGCAAATGATCCGTTATTTATTTACGGCGGGAGCATTTGGATTTGTTGTGGCTAACAATGCTTCGATTTCAGGCGCAGCTGGTGGATGCCAAGCTGAAGTTGGATCGGCAGCAGGGATGGCTTCGGCAGCAATTATTGAAATGGCAGGAGGTACTCCGCAACAAAGTTCGGAAGCCTTCGCAATTACGATGAAAAATATGCTTGGCCTCGTTTGCGATCCAGTGGCGGGATTAGTAGAAGTGCCTTGTGTAAAACGTAATGCAATGGGAGCAGCAAATGCAGTCGTAGCTGCTGACATGGCATTAGCGGGGGTAACGAGCCGTATTCCGTGTGATGAAGTAATTGGCGCGATGTTTGAAATCGGCCAATCAATGCCGAGTGCGCTAAGAGAAACCGCTAAAGGTGGACTTGCCGCAACTCCTACCGGAAGATGGCTCGAATCGAAAATTTTCGGAGGAGCAGTTGTTGGTAGTGGGCAGTAA
- the rpmB gene encoding 50S ribosomal protein L28, with protein MPKVCAVSGRKARAGNARSHAMNSTKRTWGANLQKVRILVDGKPKRVWVSARAMKSGKVERV; from the coding sequence ATGCCTAAAGTATGTGCAGTTAGTGGACGTAAAGCTCGCGCCGGAAATGCCCGTTCGCACGCAATGAATTCGACAAAACGTACATGGGGAGCAAACCTTCAAAAAGTTCGCATCCTTGTAGACGGTAAACCGAAACGTGTATGGGTTTCTGCAAGAGCCATGAAATCAGGAAAAGTTGAGCGCGTATAA